The Xanthomonas indica genome has a segment encoding these proteins:
- the kdsB gene encoding 3-deoxy-manno-octulosonate cytidylyltransferase, giving the protein MNAAVPSFVVAIPARYAASRLPGKPLRALGGEPLIRHVARRALAAGAWQVWVAADDARIAAAVADLDGVHVAHTSTDHASGTDRLAECADIAGWDDATLVVNLQGDEPFAPVAGIVAVARTLADSGAEMATLGTPVDAAEHLFDPNVVKLVRSAAGDALYFSRAPIPWHRDAFAASQAQLPLPGPWLRHIGIYAYRAGFLRRFAAMPPGQLERIESLEQLRVLEAGFRIAVALSPAPFPPGVDTPEDLARAEAHLQGQA; this is encoded by the coding sequence ATGAACGCCGCCGTCCCGTCCTTCGTCGTCGCCATCCCGGCCCGCTATGCCGCGTCGCGGCTGCCGGGCAAGCCCTTGCGCGCGCTCGGCGGCGAGCCGCTGATCCGCCACGTGGCACGGCGTGCGCTCGCCGCCGGCGCTTGGCAGGTGTGGGTGGCCGCCGACGATGCGCGCATCGCCGCCGCGGTGGCCGACCTGGACGGCGTGCACGTGGCCCATACCTCCACCGACCACGCGTCCGGCACCGATCGCCTGGCCGAATGCGCCGACATCGCCGGCTGGGACGACGCGACCCTGGTGGTCAACCTGCAGGGCGACGAGCCGTTCGCGCCGGTCGCCGGCATCGTCGCGGTGGCCCGGACCCTGGCCGACAGCGGCGCCGAGATGGCGACCCTGGGTACGCCGGTGGACGCGGCCGAGCATCTGTTCGATCCCAACGTGGTCAAGCTGGTGCGCAGTGCCGCTGGCGATGCGCTGTACTTCAGCCGCGCGCCGATCCCCTGGCACCGCGACGCCTTCGCCGCCTCGCAGGCGCAGCTGCCGCTGCCGGGCCCGTGGCTGCGGCATATCGGCATCTACGCCTACCGCGCGGGCTTCCTGCGCCGGTTCGCGGCGATGCCGCCGGGGCAGTTGGAGCGGATCGAGTCGCTGGAACAGTTGCGGGTGCTGGAAGCCGGCTTCCGCATCGCGGTGGCGCTGTCGCCGGCGCCGTTCCCGCCCGGCGTGGACACGCCCGAGGACCTGGCGCGCGCCGAGGCCCACCTGCAGGGCCAGGCATGA
- a CDS encoding low molecular weight protein-tyrosine-phosphatase, which yields MKLLLVCLGNICRSPMAEGALRHHLQRSPLAGLVQVDSAGTGDWHRGEPPDRRAVACAAAHDVDIAGLRARQLHDRDFAEFDWILCADAANLRDVLQRAPASAHDRVALWLPWAGVRSHREIPDPYTGGSAQFEQVWQLVDEAAAGSVARLSVDLGSGIIGR from the coding sequence ATGAAGCTGCTGCTGGTGTGCCTGGGCAACATCTGCCGGTCGCCGATGGCCGAGGGCGCGCTGCGCCATCACCTGCAGCGCTCGCCGCTGGCCGGGCTGGTCCAGGTCGACTCGGCGGGCACCGGCGACTGGCACCGGGGCGAACCGCCGGACCGGCGCGCGGTGGCCTGCGCCGCCGCCCACGACGTGGACATCGCCGGGCTGCGCGCGCGCCAGCTGCACGACCGCGACTTTGCCGAGTTCGACTGGATCCTGTGCGCCGATGCGGCCAACCTGCGCGACGTGCTCCAGCGTGCTCCGGCATCGGCGCACGACCGCGTGGCGCTGTGGCTGCCGTGGGCCGGGGTGCGCAGCCATCGCGAGATCCCCGATCCGTACACCGGCGGCAGCGCCCAGTTCGAGCAGGTCTGGCAACTGGTAGACGAAGCCGCCGCCGGCAGCGTGGCACGACTGTCCGTGGACCTCGGCTCCGGCATAATCGGCCGATGA
- the uvrC gene encoding excinuclease ABC subunit UvrC: protein MSTPAAPPFDGKAFAANLSTAPGVYRMYAADDTLLYVGKAGALRKRVSSYFSGSPKNARTMAMLAQVARMDVTVTRSEGEALLLENQLIKSLSPRYNVSLRDDKSYPYVLLTREEWPRITLHRGPRAVPGRYFGPYPGVTAVRETLNLMHKLFKLRSCEDSVFRNRSRPCLQYQIGRCSAPCVALVAADEYAEAVRRSTLFLEGRSDQLGEELVQAMQAASERLEFERAARLRDLLGSLRSMQSRQYVDGRAADLDVLACATQGANACVLLLAFRDGRNLGTRAFFPKTNGEDSAAEVLGAFVSQYYVEHAPPREVLLDREIPDAELIEAALSSAAERKVQLKWNVRGERAGYLELASRNAQATLVTELTSRNAQHARSEALREMLGLAEPVKRVECFDISHTMGEATVASCVVFDASGPVRSQYRRYNISGIEPGDDYAAMRQAIERRFRRAAEGEGKGDVVLPDVLLIDGGAGQLAQATGALADLGVDGVLLIGVAKGAERRAGHETLVMPDGRELRPGAASPALQFIQQVRDEAHRFAITGHRGRRQKARMTSKLEDIPGIGPRRRASLLKHFGGLAGLKAAGEAEIARVEGINDALAARIYANLHGLPVPDPAGE from the coding sequence ATGAGTACTCCTGCAGCGCCGCCGTTCGACGGCAAGGCCTTTGCCGCCAACCTCAGTACCGCGCCCGGCGTCTACCGCATGTACGCCGCGGACGACACCTTGCTCTACGTCGGCAAGGCCGGCGCGCTGCGCAAGCGCGTCTCCAGCTACTTCAGCGGTTCGCCGAAGAACGCGCGGACCATGGCCATGCTGGCGCAGGTGGCGCGCATGGACGTCACCGTCACCCGCAGCGAGGGCGAGGCGCTGCTGCTGGAAAACCAGCTGATCAAGTCGCTGTCGCCGCGCTACAACGTGTCGTTGCGCGACGACAAGAGCTATCCGTACGTGCTGCTGACCCGCGAGGAGTGGCCGCGGATCACCCTGCATCGCGGCCCGCGCGCGGTGCCGGGGCGCTATTTCGGCCCGTATCCCGGCGTCACCGCGGTGCGCGAGACGCTGAACCTGATGCACAAACTGTTCAAGCTGCGCAGTTGCGAGGACAGCGTGTTCCGCAACCGCTCGCGGCCGTGCCTGCAGTACCAGATCGGCCGCTGCAGCGCGCCGTGCGTGGCGCTGGTGGCGGCCGACGAGTACGCCGAGGCGGTGCGCCGCTCCACGCTGTTCCTGGAAGGGCGCAGCGACCAGCTCGGCGAGGAACTGGTGCAGGCCATGCAGGCCGCCAGCGAACGCCTGGAGTTCGAGCGCGCCGCGCGCCTGCGCGACCTGCTCGGCTCGCTGCGCAGCATGCAGAGCCGGCAGTACGTGGACGGCCGCGCCGCCGACCTGGACGTGCTGGCCTGCGCCACCCAGGGCGCCAACGCCTGCGTGCTGCTGCTGGCGTTCCGCGACGGCCGCAACCTCGGTACCCGCGCGTTCTTCCCCAAGACCAACGGCGAGGACAGCGCCGCCGAAGTGCTGGGCGCGTTCGTCTCGCAGTACTACGTCGAGCACGCGCCGCCGCGCGAGGTGCTGCTGGACCGCGAGATCCCCGATGCCGAGCTGATCGAGGCGGCGCTGAGTTCGGCCGCCGAGCGCAAGGTGCAGTTGAAGTGGAACGTGCGCGGCGAGCGCGCCGGCTACCTGGAACTGGCCAGCCGCAACGCCCAGGCGACCCTGGTCACCGAACTGACCAGCCGCAACGCCCAGCACGCGCGCAGCGAGGCGCTGCGCGAGATGCTCGGCCTGGCCGAGCCGGTCAAGCGGGTGGAATGCTTCGACATCAGCCACACCATGGGCGAGGCCACGGTGGCCTCGTGCGTGGTGTTCGATGCCAGCGGCCCGGTGCGCAGCCAGTACCGGCGCTACAACATCAGCGGCATCGAGCCGGGCGACGACTACGCGGCGATGCGCCAGGCGATCGAGCGCCGCTTCCGTCGCGCCGCCGAAGGCGAGGGCAAGGGCGACGTGGTGCTGCCGGACGTGCTGCTGATCGACGGTGGTGCCGGCCAGCTGGCGCAGGCCACGGGCGCGCTCGCCGACCTGGGCGTGGACGGTGTGCTGCTGATCGGCGTGGCCAAGGGCGCCGAGCGCCGCGCCGGCCACGAGACCCTGGTGATGCCGGACGGGCGCGAACTGCGGCCGGGCGCGGCGTCGCCGGCGCTGCAGTTCATCCAGCAGGTGCGCGACGAGGCGCACCGTTTCGCCATCACCGGCCACCGCGGGCGCCGCCAGAAGGCGCGCATGACCAGCAAGCTGGAGGACATCCCCGGCATCGGCCCGCGGCGCCGCGCCAGCCTGCTCAAGCATTTCGGTGGACTGGCCGGGCTCAAGGCCGCCGGCGAGGCCGAGATCGCGCGGGTGGAGGGCATCAATGACGCACTGGCCGCACGAATCTACGCTAACCTGCACGGGCTGCCGGTACCCGATCCGGCAGGCGAGTAG
- the pgsA gene encoding CDP-diacylglycerol--glycerol-3-phosphate 3-phosphatidyltransferase, with translation MKLTIPTWLTLLRIVMIPVLVLVFYLPYTWTNFASAAIFGLAAFTDWLDGWVARRYHQYSAFGAFLDPVADKLMVAVALFLIVQGHPTPWMAFWAAVIVGREIAVSALREWMAEIGQRAKVRVAMIGKIKTTAQMVALLCLLYSVMPDGSPPESVWMGLFIFHVGDWTLAIAAILTLWSGIQYLHAAWPSLRDDERAAMAEKNAKKIEGNG, from the coding sequence ATGAAGTTGACCATCCCCACCTGGCTCACGCTGCTGCGGATCGTGATGATCCCCGTGCTGGTGCTGGTGTTCTATCTGCCGTACACCTGGACCAACTTCGCCTCGGCGGCGATCTTCGGCCTGGCCGCGTTCACCGACTGGCTGGACGGCTGGGTGGCGCGGCGCTACCACCAGTACTCCGCGTTCGGCGCGTTCCTGGATCCGGTGGCCGACAAGCTGATGGTGGCGGTGGCGCTGTTCCTGATCGTGCAGGGCCATCCGACGCCGTGGATGGCGTTCTGGGCGGCGGTGATCGTCGGCCGCGAGATCGCGGTGTCGGCGCTGCGCGAATGGATGGCCGAGATCGGCCAGCGCGCCAAGGTGCGCGTGGCGATGATCGGCAAGATCAAGACCACCGCGCAGATGGTGGCGCTGCTGTGCCTGCTGTACTCGGTGATGCCCGACGGCTCGCCGCCGGAGAGCGTGTGGATGGGCCTGTTCATCTTCCACGTTGGCGACTGGACCCTGGCGATCGCGGCGATCCTGACGCTGTGGTCGGGCATCCAGTACCTGCATGCGGCCTGGCCGAGCCTGCGCGACGACGAGCGCGCGGCGATGGCGGAAAAGAACGCGAAAAAAATCGAAGGCAATGGTTGA
- a CDS encoding UDP-glucuronic acid decarboxylase family protein, with protein sequence MDGAIASPTTQAPPRALVAGGAGFVGAHLCERLLEDGYDVTVLDNLLTGSLDNLAHLLGQPRFRFVAHDVVQPYQAKVDWVFNLACCASPVHYQARPLHTLQTCLEGAINLLEVARSNGATIFQASTSEVYGEPEVHPQREDYRGAVSPIGPRACYDEGKRCAEAAFFDYHRLYATDIKVGRIFNTYGPRMRNDDGRVVSNLIVQALREQPLTLYGDGSQTRSFCYVSDLVEGIVQLMRSPRGFTGPVNLGNPHEITVAELAQRILALTGSSSRIVRRPMPKDDPTRRCPDIGLARRELGWEPQVALDDGLRRTIAWFQAHLHDIPELEVQRDCA encoded by the coding sequence ATGGATGGCGCAATTGCTTCCCCTACCACCCAAGCGCCACCGCGCGCGCTGGTCGCCGGCGGTGCCGGCTTCGTCGGTGCGCATCTGTGCGAGCGCCTGCTCGAGGACGGCTACGACGTCACCGTGCTGGACAACCTGCTGACCGGCTCGCTGGACAATCTCGCGCATCTGCTGGGACAGCCGCGCTTCCGTTTCGTGGCCCACGACGTGGTGCAGCCGTACCAGGCCAAGGTCGACTGGGTGTTCAACCTGGCCTGCTGCGCTTCGCCGGTGCATTACCAGGCGCGTCCGCTGCATACCTTGCAGACCTGCCTGGAAGGCGCGATCAACCTGTTGGAGGTGGCGCGCAGCAACGGCGCGACCATCTTCCAGGCCTCCACCAGCGAGGTCTACGGCGAGCCGGAGGTGCATCCGCAACGCGAGGACTACCGCGGTGCGGTCAGCCCGATCGGGCCGCGCGCCTGTTACGACGAGGGCAAGCGCTGCGCCGAAGCGGCGTTCTTCGATTACCACCGGCTGTACGCCACCGACATCAAGGTCGGCCGCATCTTCAATACCTACGGCCCGCGCATGCGCAACGACGACGGTCGGGTGGTGTCCAACCTGATCGTGCAGGCGCTGCGCGAGCAGCCGCTGACCCTGTACGGCGACGGCAGCCAGACCCGTTCGTTCTGCTACGTCTCCGATCTGGTCGAGGGCATCGTGCAACTGATGCGCAGCCCGCGTGGCTTCACCGGCCCGGTCAACCTCGGCAATCCGCACGAGATCACCGTGGCCGAGCTGGCGCAGCGGATCCTGGCCCTGACCGGCTCGTCCTCGCGCATCGTGCGCCGGCCGATGCCCAAGGACGACCCGACCCGGCGCTGCCCGGACATCGGCCTGGCCCGGCGCGAACTCGGCTGGGAGCCGCAGGTGGCCTTGGACGACGGCCTGCGCCGCACCATCGCCTGGTTTCAGGCGCATCTGCACGACATCCCGGAACTGGAGGTGCAACGTGACTGTGCATGA
- a CDS encoding NAD-dependent epimerase/dehydratase family protein produces MTVHELRGGTGRPHAGKRVLITGGAGFVGSHLADELLAQGYRVRVLDNLCAQVHGANATRPDYLSAQVELIVGDVCDPATVREALQDVDGVFHLAAAVGVGQSMYQIAHYTHTNNLGTAVLLEALVERPVQRLVVASSMSVYGEGAYVDADGTRVPVRERPLAQLRRAQWEPSVDGRPLQPVPTDEGKPAEPSSVYALSKLDQERLCLIVGQAYAIPTTALRFFNIYGTRQALSNPYTGVLAIFAARLLNRKPPVIFEDGAQRRDFVHVSDVARACRLAYESESAAGLALNIGSGQAISINEVAQRIAAAMGIDDLPPQVSGNYRVGDIRHCFADISLARDRIGYAPQVELQQGLGELVTWLREQTAADGIEAANAELARRGLQG; encoded by the coding sequence GTGACTGTGCATGAACTCAGGGGCGGCACGGGCCGCCCGCACGCCGGCAAGCGCGTGCTGATCACCGGCGGCGCCGGCTTCGTCGGCTCCCACCTGGCCGACGAGTTGCTGGCGCAGGGCTACCGGGTGCGGGTGCTCGACAACCTGTGCGCGCAGGTGCACGGCGCCAATGCCACGCGGCCCGATTACCTGTCCGCGCAGGTGGAACTGATCGTCGGCGATGTCTGCGATCCGGCCACGGTGCGCGAGGCGCTGCAGGACGTGGACGGCGTGTTCCATCTCGCCGCCGCGGTCGGCGTGGGCCAGAGCATGTACCAGATCGCCCACTACACCCACACCAACAATCTCGGCACCGCGGTGCTGCTGGAAGCCTTGGTGGAGCGACCGGTGCAGCGGCTGGTGGTGGCGTCGAGCATGAGCGTCTACGGCGAAGGTGCCTACGTCGATGCCGACGGCACGCGCGTGCCGGTGCGCGAACGGCCGCTGGCGCAACTGCGCCGCGCGCAGTGGGAGCCGAGCGTGGACGGACGCCCGCTGCAGCCGGTGCCGACCGACGAGGGCAAGCCGGCCGAACCTTCGTCGGTGTACGCGCTGTCCAAGCTGGACCAGGAGCGCCTGTGCCTGATCGTCGGCCAGGCCTATGCGATCCCGACCACGGCATTGCGCTTCTTCAACATCTACGGCACGCGCCAGGCACTGTCCAATCCGTACACCGGGGTGCTGGCGATCTTCGCGGCGCGGCTGCTCAACCGCAAACCGCCGGTGATCTTCGAGGACGGCGCGCAACGCCGCGATTTCGTGCATGTCAGCGATGTCGCCCGTGCCTGCCGCCTGGCCTACGAAAGCGAATCCGCCGCGGGCCTGGCGTTGAACATCGGCAGCGGCCAGGCGATCAGCATCAACGAGGTGGCGCAGCGCATCGCCGCGGCCATGGGTATCGACGATTTGCCGCCGCAGGTGTCCGGCAACTACCGGGTGGGCGACATCCGCCACTGCTTCGCCGACATCTCCCTGGCCCGCGACCGCATCGGCTATGCGCCGCAGGTGGAGTTGCAGCAGGGGCTGGGCGAGTTGGTGACGTGGCTGCGCGAGCAGACCGCCGCCGATGGCATCGAAGCGGCCAATGCCGAGCTGGCGCGGCGGGGGTTGCAGGGATGA
- a CDS encoding NAD-dependent epimerase/dehydratase family protein: MSAQARERLAEIGLIEWLRIGDEDAVHALLRDMRELGVRRLRTQFSWADWHTAEGERWYAWLMPLLSAHCEVLPCFCYTPPSLGLEPRTASPPRDSKAFADFIDQVVGRFGDGFEWIELWNEPNNLNDWDWHLDHDWQRFAEMIGQAAHWAHQLGKKTLLGGMCPTDPNWLGLMARRGALAHIDAIGVHGFPGTWDFRRRPWADVLGEVRAVLAAHGLQPQVWLSETGYSTWRHDEIEQVRQLRETLDAPVERLYWYAARDLHGSISHQDGFHEDERHYHFGLRDERGRAKLLYRLWAEQGYDGIEALASLHHEHGANLSRAPRPEVAQEPLAAAPSAAGRAPVRALSRPRADAVLITGGAGFIGTNLAARLLDSGRRVIVYDNLSRPGVEHNLQWLRRHYPAERLHVEVGDVRDRHLLGDAVAQAAQVFHLAAQVAVTSSLEDPSHDFEVNLRGTFNVLDAIRCARRPPPLLFTSTNKVYGALDDVPLEADAQRYQPSDPLLRARGIDERRALDFHSPYGCSKGGADQYVLDYARSFGLQAVVLRMSCIYGPHQCGNEDQGWVAHFLIRALQQQPITVYGDGRQVRDLLFVDDLVEAFLQCQAQMPRLSGRAFNMGGGPANAASLREVLRRIEVLVGHRLELAHAAPRVGDQRYYVSDTRAFAATTGWSPRVGADAGITRLHRWLHTQAERAAPVSPPQRRIHAA, encoded by the coding sequence ATGAGCGCGCAGGCACGCGAACGGCTGGCCGAGATCGGCCTGATCGAATGGTTGCGGATCGGCGACGAGGACGCCGTGCATGCGCTGTTGCGCGACATGCGCGAGCTCGGCGTGCGCCGGCTGCGCACCCAGTTCTCCTGGGCCGACTGGCACACCGCCGAGGGCGAGCGCTGGTATGCCTGGCTGATGCCGCTGCTCAGCGCGCACTGCGAGGTGTTGCCGTGCTTCTGCTACACCCCGCCATCGCTGGGGCTGGAGCCGCGCACCGCGTCGCCGCCGCGCGACAGCAAGGCTTTCGCCGATTTCATCGACCAGGTGGTGGGGCGCTTCGGCGACGGCTTCGAGTGGATCGAGCTGTGGAACGAGCCGAACAACCTCAACGACTGGGACTGGCACCTGGACCACGACTGGCAGCGCTTCGCCGAGATGATCGGCCAGGCCGCGCACTGGGCGCACCAGTTGGGCAAGAAGACCCTGCTGGGCGGCATGTGCCCGACCGATCCCAACTGGCTCGGGCTGATGGCGCGGCGCGGTGCGCTGGCGCATATCGATGCGATCGGCGTGCATGGGTTCCCCGGCACCTGGGATTTCCGTCGCCGGCCCTGGGCGGACGTGCTCGGCGAGGTGCGCGCGGTGCTGGCCGCGCACGGGTTGCAGCCGCAGGTCTGGCTCAGCGAGACCGGCTACTCGACCTGGCGCCACGACGAGATCGAGCAGGTGCGGCAGCTGCGCGAGACGCTGGATGCGCCGGTGGAGCGGCTGTACTGGTACGCCGCGCGCGACCTGCACGGCAGCATCAGCCACCAGGACGGTTTCCACGAGGACGAGCGCCACTATCACTTCGGCCTGCGCGACGAGCGCGGCCGCGCCAAGCTGCTGTACCGGCTGTGGGCCGAGCAGGGCTACGACGGTATCGAGGCATTGGCGTCGCTGCACCACGAGCACGGCGCCAACCTGTCGCGCGCGCCGCGCCCGGAGGTCGCCCAGGAGCCGCTCGCCGCAGCGCCCAGCGCAGCTGGCCGTGCGCCGGTGCGTGCGCTGTCGCGTCCGCGCGCCGATGCGGTGCTGATCACCGGTGGCGCCGGTTTCATCGGCACCAACCTGGCCGCGCGCCTGCTCGACAGCGGGCGCCGCGTCATCGTCTACGACAACCTGTCGCGGCCCGGCGTGGAGCACAACCTGCAATGGCTGCGTCGCCACTATCCTGCCGAACGCCTGCACGTGGAGGTGGGCGACGTGCGCGACCGGCACCTGCTCGGCGATGCGGTGGCGCAGGCGGCGCAAGTGTTCCACCTGGCCGCGCAGGTGGCGGTGACCTCCAGCCTGGAGGATCCGTCGCACGACTTCGAGGTCAACCTGCGCGGCACCTTCAACGTGCTCGATGCGATCCGTTGCGCGCGGCGGCCGCCGCCGCTGCTGTTCACTTCCACCAACAAGGTGTATGGCGCGCTCGACGACGTGCCGCTGGAGGCCGACGCGCAGCGCTACCAACCCAGCGATCCGCTGCTGCGCGCGCGCGGCATCGACGAGCGCCGCGCGCTGGATTTCCACAGCCCCTACGGCTGCTCCAAGGGCGGCGCCGACCAGTACGTGCTGGATTACGCGCGCAGCTTCGGCCTGCAGGCGGTGGTGCTGCGGATGAGCTGCATCTATGGCCCGCACCAGTGCGGCAACGAGGACCAGGGCTGGGTCGCGCACTTCCTGATCCGCGCGTTGCAGCAGCAGCCGATCACCGTGTACGGCGATGGCCGCCAGGTCCGCGACCTGCTGTTCGTCGACGACCTGGTGGAGGCGTTCCTGCAGTGCCAGGCGCAGATGCCGCGGCTGTCCGGGCGGGCGTTCAACATGGGCGGCGGGCCGGCCAATGCCGCCAGCCTGCGCGAGGTGCTGCGGCGGATCGAGGTCCTGGTCGGCCATCGCCTGGAACTGGCGCACGCCGCGCCGCGGGTCGGCGACCAGCGCTACTACGTCTCCGACACCCGCGCCTTCGCCGCGACCACCGGCTGGTCGCCTCGCGTCGGCGCCGATGCCGGCATCACCCGGCTGCACCGCTGGCTGCACACGCAGGCAGAGCGCGCCGCACCTGTTTCCCCACCGCAACGGAGGATCCACGCCGCATGA
- a CDS encoding zinc-binding dehydrogenase, with protein sequence MNSMHAAVFEGPGRIVAQRQPRPEPAPQQVRVRLHGCGVCASNLPVWAGRPWFAYPFEPGAPGHEGWGEVDAVGAEVRDWAPGDRVVLLSGRAYAEYDLAEPDALVRLPPSLSGRDLPGEPLACAMNILRRSDIQPGHTVAVVGVGFIGALLIQLATGLGAQVIALSRREYALQIARQCGASATLATEDRYAAIGAVHELTGGSGCLRVIEAAGEQVTLDIASALCGEGGRLVIAGYHQDGPRQVDMQQWNWRGLDVVNAHERDPRVALRGLQEAVDAVADGRLNPFPLLTHRYALDRLPQAFADMEARPEGFLKGVVLA encoded by the coding sequence ATGAACAGCATGCATGCCGCCGTCTTCGAAGGCCCGGGCCGCATCGTCGCCCAGCGCCAGCCACGCCCCGAACCCGCGCCGCAGCAGGTGCGGGTGCGCCTGCATGGCTGCGGCGTGTGTGCGTCCAATCTGCCGGTGTGGGCCGGCCGGCCCTGGTTCGCCTATCCGTTCGAACCCGGTGCGCCCGGCCACGAAGGCTGGGGCGAGGTCGACGCGGTCGGCGCCGAAGTCCGCGACTGGGCGCCGGGCGACCGCGTCGTGCTGCTGTCCGGCCGCGCCTATGCCGAGTACGACCTGGCCGAACCCGACGCGCTGGTGCGCTTGCCGCCGTCGCTGTCCGGCCGCGATCTGCCCGGCGAGCCGCTGGCCTGCGCGATGAACATCCTGCGCCGCAGCGACATCCAGCCCGGCCATACCGTCGCGGTGGTCGGCGTCGGCTTCATCGGTGCGTTGCTGATCCAGTTGGCCACCGGGCTCGGCGCGCAGGTGATCGCGCTGTCGCGGCGTGAGTACGCGCTGCAGATCGCGCGCCAGTGCGGCGCCAGCGCCACGCTGGCCACCGAGGACCGGTACGCGGCGATCGGCGCGGTGCACGAACTCACCGGCGGCAGCGGCTGCCTGCGGGTGATCGAGGCCGCAGGCGAGCAGGTCACCCTCGACATCGCCAGCGCGCTGTGCGGTGAAGGCGGGCGCCTGGTCATCGCCGGCTACCACCAGGACGGCCCGCGCCAGGTCGACATGCAGCAGTGGAACTGGCGTGGCCTGGACGTGGTCAACGCGCACGAGCGCGATCCGCGGGTGGCGCTCCGTGGCCTGCAGGAGGCGGTGGACGCGGTCGCCGACGGGCGCCTGAATCCGTTTCCGCTGTTGACCCACCGCTATGCGCTGGATCGGCTGCCGCAGGCGTTCGCGGACATGGAGGCGCGCCCCGAGGGCTTCCTCAAAGGCGTGGTGCTGGCATGA
- a CDS encoding Gfo/Idh/MocA family oxidoreductase, giving the protein MNAWAQPRWRAPRLGFLGVGWIGRARMRALADSGLGQVVAIADASATALHDACQDAPAADLLPDLEALLAREDLDGVVIATPSGAHAAQAAAALQRGLAVFCQKPLTRTAAEAEQVLALAQRHDRLLAVDFSYRFAKGMATLREQIAQGALGEVFAIDLLFHNAYGPDKDWFYDIARSGGGCVMDLGIHLLDLAMWLTGSGGHHDLQAALYAQGRPLTRPVQQVEDYACAQWRMDNGASVRMACSWRLPAGCDAVIQAHVYGTGGGAALRNVDGSFFDFTVDRFDGTRCERLASPPDAWGGRALLDWAERLGTDPGFDPAALHLLEVARTVDALYGR; this is encoded by the coding sequence ATGAACGCGTGGGCGCAACCGCGTTGGCGCGCGCCGCGGCTGGGGTTCCTCGGCGTCGGCTGGATCGGCCGTGCACGCATGCGCGCCCTGGCCGACAGCGGACTGGGCCAGGTGGTGGCGATCGCCGATGCCAGCGCGACGGCGCTGCACGACGCATGCCAGGACGCACCGGCCGCCGACCTGCTGCCCGACCTGGAGGCGCTGCTGGCGCGCGAGGACCTGGACGGCGTGGTCATCGCCACGCCCAGTGGCGCGCACGCCGCGCAGGCCGCCGCGGCCCTGCAGCGCGGCCTGGCGGTGTTCTGCCAGAAACCGCTGACCCGCACCGCCGCCGAAGCCGAGCAGGTGCTGGCGCTGGCGCAACGCCACGACCGCCTGCTCGCGGTGGATTTCAGCTACCGCTTCGCCAAGGGCATGGCGACGCTGCGCGAGCAGATCGCGCAGGGCGCACTGGGCGAGGTGTTCGCGATCGACCTGCTGTTCCACAACGCCTACGGCCCGGACAAGGACTGGTTCTACGACATCGCCCGTTCCGGCGGCGGCTGCGTGATGGACCTGGGCATCCATCTGCTGGATCTGGCGATGTGGCTGACCGGCAGCGGCGGCCATCACGACTTACAGGCGGCGCTGTACGCGCAAGGCCGGCCGCTGACCCGGCCGGTGCAGCAGGTGGAGGACTACGCCTGCGCGCAGTGGCGCATGGACAACGGCGCCAGCGTGCGCATGGCCTGTTCCTGGCGCCTGCCGGCCGGCTGCGATGCGGTGATCCAGGCGCATGTGTACGGCACCGGTGGCGGCGCGGCGCTGCGCAATGTCGACGGCTCGTTCTTCGACTTCACCGTGGACCGCTTCGACGGCACGCGCTGCGAGCGCCTGGCCTCGCCACCGGACGCCTGGGGCGGGCGCGCGTTGCTGGACTGGGCCGAGCGCCTGGGCACCGACCCGGGTTTCGACCCGGCGGCGCTGCACCTGCTCGAAGTCGCCCGCACTGTGGATGCGCTCTATGGACGCTGA